A DNA window from Streptomyces canus contains the following coding sequences:
- a CDS encoding RBBP9/YdeN family alpha/beta hydrolase, with amino-acid sequence MTAYLILHGWQNHRPDNHWQHWLADRLTDLGHHVTYPQLPDPDDPDLDTWLTELARHLGRLPATGERIVIAHSASALLWLHAVSRGLVQHGSADRVLLVAPPSASVLEHHPEVAEFAAPALEFTLPGPTRLVAGDDDPYCPEGARETFGEPLGIPADILPGAAHLDLDAGYGSWPAVLDWCLDPDAAITPRP; translated from the coding sequence ATGACCGCCTACCTCATCCTCCACGGCTGGCAGAACCACCGGCCCGACAACCACTGGCAGCACTGGCTCGCCGACCGCCTCACCGACCTCGGCCACCACGTCACCTACCCCCAGCTCCCCGACCCCGACGACCCCGACCTCGACACCTGGCTCACCGAACTCGCCCGGCATCTCGGCCGGCTGCCCGCCACCGGAGAGCGCATCGTCATCGCCCACAGCGCCTCCGCCCTGCTGTGGCTGCACGCCGTCTCGCGCGGGCTCGTGCAGCACGGCTCCGCCGACCGCGTGCTGCTCGTCGCCCCGCCCTCCGCCTCCGTCCTCGAACACCACCCCGAGGTCGCCGAATTCGCCGCGCCCGCCCTGGAGTTCACCCTCCCCGGGCCCACCCGCCTGGTCGCCGGCGACGACGACCCGTACTGTCCCGAGGGAGCCCGCGAGACCTTCGGCGAACCGCTCGGCATCCCCGCCGACATCCTCCCCGGCGCCGCCCACCTCGACCTGGACGCCGGCTACGGCTCCTGGCCCGCCGTACTGGACTGGTGTCTGGACCCGGATGCGGCGATCACGCCTCGTCCGTAG
- a CDS encoding MFS transporter — protein MSLSRTFLDVRPLRASPVFRRLLFGRTVSTLGTFMTMVTVMYQVWDMTHSTIWSGAVGVAQAVPMVGVSLFAGAWVDRADRRRVYLTGTVGSAVCSLLLAVQGFAGHAPVAVVLLLVAAQTSFAALGAPAAGVFVPRLLPREQVAAGLALQQVTGQAMMLVGPAVAGVVLGWWGIGVCYLLDTLSFSMSFYGAYGLPALPPEGEKSRPGLHGVLDGLRFLTGHRVVRGALLTDLAATVLSMPVSLFPLVNEERFGGDPRTLGLFLSALAVGGVAATVFSGPVTRLARPGPVMLCASATWGAALALFGLTTSAWAGLGILALAGAADALAVLSRTTIVQTRTPDALLGRVTAAETIVGQAGPHLGNLRGGLLAGWSSGVTALITGGLMCVAAVGYVGASTPELRAVPATDEA, from the coding sequence ATGAGCCTCAGCCGTACGTTCCTCGATGTACGGCCCCTGCGCGCCTCCCCGGTCTTCCGGCGGCTGCTGTTCGGGCGCACGGTGTCCACGCTCGGCACCTTCATGACCATGGTCACCGTCATGTACCAGGTCTGGGACATGACCCACAGCACGATCTGGAGCGGCGCGGTCGGTGTCGCGCAGGCGGTGCCGATGGTCGGGGTCAGCCTGTTCGCGGGCGCCTGGGTCGACCGGGCCGACCGGCGCCGGGTCTACCTCACGGGCACCGTCGGCTCGGCTGTCTGCTCCCTGCTGCTGGCCGTGCAGGGCTTCGCGGGGCACGCGCCGGTGGCCGTCGTCCTGCTGCTGGTCGCAGCCCAGACCTCCTTCGCCGCGCTCGGCGCGCCCGCCGCCGGCGTGTTCGTGCCGCGCCTGCTGCCCCGGGAGCAGGTGGCCGCCGGTCTCGCGCTCCAGCAGGTCACCGGCCAGGCGATGATGCTCGTCGGCCCGGCCGTCGCCGGGGTCGTACTCGGCTGGTGGGGCATCGGCGTCTGCTACCTCCTGGACACCCTGAGCTTCTCGATGTCCTTCTACGGCGCCTACGGTCTGCCCGCGCTGCCGCCCGAGGGCGAGAAGTCCCGCCCCGGTCTGCACGGTGTCCTGGACGGGCTGCGCTTTCTGACCGGCCACCGGGTGGTGCGCGGCGCGCTGCTGACCGACCTGGCCGCCACCGTCCTGTCCATGCCGGTGAGCCTGTTTCCGCTGGTCAACGAGGAGCGCTTCGGCGGCGACCCGCGCACGCTCGGCCTGTTCCTGTCCGCGCTCGCCGTGGGCGGTGTCGCCGCGACGGTCTTCTCAGGCCCGGTCACCCGCCTGGCCCGGCCCGGCCCGGTGATGCTGTGCGCGTCGGCGACCTGGGGCGCGGCCCTCGCGCTGTTCGGCCTGACCACCAGCGCCTGGGCCGGCCTCGGCATCCTGGCGCTGGCCGGCGCGGCGGACGCCCTCGCCGTCCTGTCCCGCACGACCATCGTCCAGACCCGCACCCCCGACGCCCTGCTCGGCCGGGTCACGGCCGCCGAGACGATCGTCGGCCAGGCGGGCCCGCACCTCGGCAACCTGCGCGGCGGCCTCCTCGCGGGCTGGAGCTCGGGCGTGACGGCGCTGATCACGGGCGGCCTCATGTGTGTGGCGGCGGTGGGGTACGTCGGGGCGAGCACACCGGAGTTGCGGGCGGTTCCGGCTACGGACGAGGCGTGA
- a CDS encoding GNAT family N-acetyltransferase yields the protein MWLRDVTVDDVDAYVRMRCDPVMMAGLGGPLPREGIEDKVRRDAEEAAAGESWIKMIVPEPDRPDVVAGSVTVWSHDPGDGPLTEIGWMVLPEFQGRGLGKRAVRALLERAWSEDRWGDIHAFPATSNGPSNGICRSLGFRLVGQLDMPFADRVLRSNHWTITPPGS from the coding sequence GTGTGGTTGCGCGATGTCACGGTGGACGACGTGGACGCCTACGTCCGGATGCGCTGCGACCCGGTCATGATGGCCGGGCTCGGCGGGCCGTTGCCGCGGGAGGGCATCGAGGACAAGGTGCGCCGGGACGCGGAGGAAGCGGCGGCCGGCGAGTCCTGGATCAAGATGATCGTCCCCGAACCGGACCGGCCCGACGTGGTGGCGGGGTCGGTGACCGTGTGGTCCCACGACCCCGGGGACGGGCCCCTCACCGAGATCGGCTGGATGGTGCTGCCGGAGTTCCAGGGACGGGGACTGGGCAAGCGGGCGGTCCGCGCGCTGCTCGAACGGGCGTGGAGCGAGGACCGCTGGGGTGACATCCACGCGTTCCCGGCCACGAGCAACGGCCCCTCGAACGGCATCTGCCGCTCCCTGGGCTTCCGTCTGGTCGGCCAACTCGACATGCCGTTCGCGGACCGGGTCCTGCGCAGCAACCACTGGACGATCACACCGCCCGGCTCATAA
- a CDS encoding type II toxin-antitoxin system Phd/YefM family antitoxin has translation MSISASEARKTLFPLIERVNNDHTVVEITSRSGDAVLMSADDYRSWQETVYLLRSPANAARLMKAIADYQAGTETVHKTMDELYGAVDGET, from the coding sequence ATGTCGATAAGCGCCAGTGAGGCAAGGAAGACCCTGTTCCCCCTCATCGAGCGGGTCAACAACGACCACACCGTCGTCGAGATCACCTCCCGGTCCGGTGATGCGGTGCTGATGTCCGCCGACGACTACCGTTCATGGCAGGAAACGGTGTATCTCCTGCGCTCCCCGGCCAATGCCGCCCGCTTGATGAAGGCGATCGCGGACTACCAGGCGGGAACGGAAACGGTCCACAAGACCATGGACGAGCTGTACGGCGCGGTGGACGGTGAGACGTGA
- a CDS encoding glycoside hydrolase family 3 protein, whose translation MPSRRTVLAATAGVAASLAIGGTAHADDKKLRSLISRMTIEEKVGQLFVMRVYGHSATAPDQADADANLKEIGVRTAAEMIARYRVGGIIYFTWAHNTRDPHQIADLSNGIQKASLRQPRGLPVLVSTDQEHGIVCRVGEPATLFPGAMAIGAGGSRKDAHALGRVAGQELRAIGIRQNYSPVADVNVNPANPVIGVRSFGSEAGAVAGLVAAEVAGYQGAGVAATAKHFPGHGDTAVDSHYGFPVITHSRELWEKLDAVPFRAAIRAGIDSIMTAHIQFPALDASGDPATLSHPILTGILRGELGYDGVVVTDSLGMEGVRTKYGDDRVPVLALKAGVDQLLNPPSLDVAWNAVLRAVQGGELTEARLDESILRILRLKARLGLFEKPYVSHGGVTRTVGTPAHLAAADRIAERTTTLLVNEGRLLPLNRNTHPKLLVVGADPASPSGTTGPPTGVLAAALTELGFTATALPTGTAPSAATIAQAVAAAQDADAVIVGTYNITAAQKTLVEQLVATGRPVVAVAIRNPYDVAQLPTVPAYLAAYSWTDVELRAAARVIAGTAAPRGRLPVPVQRADDPAKVLYPVGHGLSYGR comes from the coding sequence GTGCCCTCCAGACGTACCGTCCTCGCCGCCACGGCAGGCGTCGCCGCCTCACTCGCCATCGGCGGGACCGCACACGCCGACGACAAGAAGCTCCGCTCCCTCATCTCCCGTATGACGATCGAGGAGAAGGTCGGCCAACTCTTCGTGATGCGGGTCTACGGCCACTCCGCCACCGCCCCCGACCAGGCCGACGCCGACGCCAACCTCAAGGAGATCGGCGTCCGTACGGCCGCCGAGATGATCGCCAGGTACCGGGTGGGCGGGATCATCTACTTCACCTGGGCGCACAACACCCGTGATCCGCACCAGATCGCGGACCTGTCGAACGGCATCCAGAAGGCGTCCCTGCGACAGCCGCGCGGACTGCCCGTCCTCGTCTCCACCGACCAGGAGCACGGGATCGTCTGCCGGGTCGGTGAGCCCGCCACCCTCTTCCCGGGCGCCATGGCGATCGGTGCCGGCGGGTCGCGCAAGGACGCCCACGCCCTCGGCCGTGTCGCCGGGCAGGAGCTCAGGGCCATCGGCATCCGGCAGAACTACTCCCCCGTCGCCGACGTCAACGTCAACCCGGCCAACCCCGTCATCGGCGTCCGCTCCTTCGGCTCCGAGGCCGGCGCGGTCGCCGGGCTCGTGGCGGCCGAGGTCGCCGGGTACCAGGGCGCCGGGGTCGCCGCGACCGCCAAGCACTTCCCGGGGCACGGGGACACCGCCGTCGACAGCCACTACGGCTTCCCGGTCATCACCCACAGCCGGGAACTGTGGGAGAAGCTGGACGCCGTTCCCTTCCGGGCCGCGATCCGCGCCGGCATCGACTCGATCATGACCGCGCACATCCAGTTCCCGGCCCTCGATGCCTCCGGCGACCCGGCCACCCTGTCCCACCCGATCCTCACCGGCATCCTGCGCGGCGAACTCGGCTACGACGGGGTCGTGGTCACGGACTCCCTCGGCATGGAGGGCGTCCGCACGAAGTACGGCGACGACCGCGTCCCCGTCCTCGCTCTCAAGGCCGGTGTCGACCAGCTGCTCAACCCGCCGTCCCTGGACGTCGCGTGGAACGCCGTCCTGAGGGCCGTACAGGGCGGCGAGCTCACCGAGGCGCGGCTGGACGAGTCGATCCTGCGGATCCTGCGGCTCAAGGCCCGGCTGGGGCTCTTCGAGAAGCCGTACGTCAGCCACGGCGGCGTCACCCGGACCGTCGGCACCCCGGCCCACCTCGCCGCGGCCGACCGGATCGCCGAGCGGACGACGACCCTGCTGGTCAACGAGGGGCGGCTGCTGCCCCTGAACCGCAACACCCACCCCAAGCTGCTGGTGGTGGGCGCCGACCCCGCCTCCCCCTCCGGCACGACGGGCCCGCCGACCGGGGTCCTCGCTGCGGCCCTCACCGAACTGGGCTTCACGGCCACCGCCCTGCCGACCGGTACGGCCCCCTCGGCGGCCACCATCGCCCAGGCCGTCGCCGCCGCGCAGGACGCGGACGCGGTGATCGTGGGGACGTACAACATCACGGCCGCCCAGAAGACACTCGTCGAGCAGCTCGTGGCGACCGGGAGGCCGGTGGTGGCGGTCGCGATCCGCAATCCCTACGACGTGGCCCAACTGCCCACTGTCCCGGCTTACCTGGCGGCCTACTCCTGGACCGACGTCGAACTGCGGGCGGCGGCACGGGTGATCGCCGGAACGGCGGCGCCGCGCGGGAGGCTGCCGGTGCCGGTGCAGCGGGCGGACGATCCGGCGAAGGTGCTGTACCCGGTCGGGCACGGGCTGTCGTACGGCCGATAG
- a CDS encoding bifunctional helix-turn-helix transcriptional regulator/GNAT family N-acetyltransferase, producing MTVQDIRAFNRFYTNVIGALDYSRQLYAPYTLTESRVLYELAHSPRTDAADLRTELSLDAGYLSRILNKFEQDGLIERTASARDPRRRRVTLTSRGRETAALLAERADESVGALLATVPSADRPRLSEAMRTVRTLLSDGRPPRREDVLLREPGPGDLGWIVARNAALYAAEYGFNADYEGLVARIVADFAEDHDPHLERVWIAELDGRPVGCVMCVRDEAPATARLRLLLVEPDARGLGIGDRLVSAVVDFARGVGYRDLVLWTNDVLAAARRIYQRHGFVLAAEKPHRSFGRDLNGQDWRLDLTGTGE from the coding sequence ATGACCGTCCAGGACATCCGCGCCTTCAACCGCTTCTACACGAACGTCATCGGCGCCCTCGACTACAGCCGCCAGCTCTACGCCCCCTACACCCTCACCGAGTCCCGTGTCCTGTACGAGCTCGCGCACTCGCCGCGCACCGACGCGGCAGACCTGCGCACCGAACTCTCGCTGGACGCGGGGTACCTGAGCCGGATCCTGAACAAGTTCGAGCAGGACGGACTGATCGAGCGCACGGCCTCGGCCCGTGATCCGCGCCGGCGCCGGGTCACGCTCACCTCGCGCGGCCGGGAGACCGCCGCGCTGCTCGCCGAGCGCGCCGACGAATCCGTGGGCGCGCTTCTCGCGACCGTCCCCTCCGCCGACCGGCCCCGGCTCTCCGAGGCGATGCGGACCGTCCGTACGCTCCTGTCCGACGGCCGCCCTCCCCGCCGCGAGGACGTCCTGCTGCGCGAGCCGGGCCCCGGCGACCTCGGCTGGATCGTGGCCCGGAACGCGGCCCTCTACGCCGCCGAGTACGGCTTCAACGCCGACTACGAGGGACTGGTCGCCAGGATCGTCGCCGACTTCGCGGAGGACCACGATCCGCATCTCGAGCGGGTGTGGATCGCCGAGCTGGACGGGCGGCCGGTGGGGTGCGTCATGTGCGTACGGGACGAGGCGCCCGCCACGGCCCGGCTACGGCTGCTCCTCGTCGAGCCCGACGCGCGGGGACTCGGCATCGGGGACCGGCTGGTGTCGGCCGTCGTCGACTTCGCACGCGGTGTCGGCTACCGCGACCTGGTCCTGTGGACCAACGACGTCCTCGCCGCCGCCCGGCGCATCTACCAGCGCCACGGATTCGTCCTGGCCGCCGAGAAACCCCACCGCTCCTTCGGCAGGGACCTGAACGGGCAGGACTGGAGGCTGGACCTGACCGGGACGGGTGAGTGA
- a CDS encoding LysR family transcriptional regulator, with product MEQVSEPFTIDLRRLTVLRELQRRGSLARTAEALHLTPSAVSQQIAALARETGVPLTEKDGRGVRLTGQARVLLAHADAIAAQLERARADLGAYGEGGRGSVTIGCLSSGILGLLPGVLRALGDRLPRVRVDVVESEPPDLFTALDAGQVDVAVAVHFAAAPPHTDARYSRTELFTDVMDIAVPAGHRLAGRERVALRELAAEAWIVGDARSCVGAVARSVCAAAGFTPDIRHAVSDWGALAALVEAGQGVALVPRLVRPAYVHRDLALLTTEDGAPPSRHVFAAVRTGAEGDPVLATVLDQLRLSGLEFTRRDQQRAL from the coding sequence GTGGAACAGGTAAGCGAACCCTTCACCATCGATCTGCGCCGGCTGACCGTGCTGCGCGAGCTTCAGCGCCGGGGCAGTCTGGCGAGGACGGCGGAGGCCCTGCACCTGACCCCGTCCGCCGTCTCGCAGCAGATCGCGGCGCTGGCCCGCGAGACGGGCGTACCTCTGACGGAGAAGGACGGCCGAGGCGTACGGCTGACCGGTCAGGCGCGTGTGCTGCTGGCTCACGCCGACGCCATCGCGGCCCAGCTGGAGCGGGCGCGGGCCGACTTGGGGGCGTACGGGGAGGGCGGTCGGGGGTCGGTGACGATCGGCTGTCTGTCGAGCGGGATCCTCGGCCTGCTGCCGGGCGTGCTGCGGGCGCTGGGCGACCGTCTGCCTCGGGTCCGGGTCGACGTGGTGGAGTCCGAGCCGCCGGACCTGTTCACGGCGTTGGACGCGGGCCAGGTCGATGTGGCCGTGGCGGTGCATTTCGCGGCGGCACCCCCGCACACGGACGCCCGCTACAGCCGCACCGAGCTGTTCACCGACGTGATGGACATCGCCGTCCCGGCCGGCCACCGGTTGGCCGGGCGCGAGCGCGTCGCCCTGCGTGAACTGGCCGCGGAGGCATGGATCGTGGGGGACGCGCGCAGTTGCGTGGGTGCGGTGGCGCGGTCGGTGTGCGCGGCGGCCGGGTTCACCCCGGACATCCGGCACGCGGTCAGCGACTGGGGCGCGCTGGCGGCGCTGGTCGAGGCGGGCCAGGGAGTGGCGCTGGTCCCCCGCCTGGTCCGCCCGGCATACGTCCACCGCGACCTGGCGCTGCTCACGACGGAGGACGGGGCGCCCCCGTCCCGGCACGTCTTCGCGGCGGTGCGGACGGGGGCGGAGGGAGATCCGGTGCTGGCGACGGTCCTGGATCAACTACGGCTGTCGGGCCTGGAGTTCACCCGCAGGGATCAGCAACGGGCCTTATGA
- a CDS encoding S28 family serine protease, producing MRKALRWLLTLVVLIGTVSTAGAATAAEPEADGTSATTDIKDQLLAVPGMSLIEEKPYTGYRFFVLNYTQPVDHRHPSKGTFQQRITVLHKDAGRPTVFYTGGYNVSTTPSRREPTQIVDGNQVSMEYRFFTPSRPDPADWTKLDIWQAASDQHRIFKALKTVYPKNWISTGGSKGGMTATYYERFYPRDMDGVVAYVAPNDVVNNEDSAYDRFFEKVGTKECRDRLNAVQREALVRREPLEKKYAQYAAAEGFTFSTVGSLDRAYEAVVLDYVWGFWQYNLLANCGDDELVPPDAKTATDDQIWNSIDTISGFSFYTDQGLAPYTPYYYQAATQLGAPTIHFPHIEKKYIRYGYQPPRNFVPRDIPTKFQPYAMRDVDNWVRNNARHMLYVYGQNDPWGAERFRVDKGAKDAYVFTAPGMNHGANVAGLVADQKAFATARILAWAGVPATAVTEAKPLAKFDKKLDVRDVEREPALRP from the coding sequence ATGCGCAAGGCGCTCAGATGGCTCCTCACGCTGGTCGTGCTCATCGGCACGGTCAGTACGGCAGGGGCGGCCACCGCCGCCGAGCCGGAGGCCGACGGCACCAGTGCCACCACCGACATCAAGGATCAGCTCCTCGCCGTCCCGGGGATGAGCCTGATCGAGGAGAAGCCGTACACCGGCTACCGCTTCTTCGTTCTGAACTACACCCAGCCGGTCGACCACCGGCACCCGTCCAAGGGCACGTTCCAGCAGCGGATCACCGTGCTGCACAAGGACGCCGGCCGGCCGACGGTCTTCTACACCGGCGGCTACAACGTCTCGACGACTCCGAGCCGCCGTGAGCCGACCCAGATCGTGGACGGCAACCAGGTCTCCATGGAGTACCGCTTCTTCACGCCCTCCCGGCCCGACCCGGCCGACTGGACCAAGCTGGACATCTGGCAGGCGGCCAGTGACCAGCACCGCATCTTCAAGGCGCTGAAGACGGTCTACCCGAAGAACTGGATCTCCACGGGCGGCTCCAAGGGCGGCATGACCGCCACCTACTACGAGCGCTTCTACCCGCGGGACATGGACGGCGTCGTCGCCTACGTCGCCCCCAACGACGTGGTGAACAACGAGGACTCCGCCTACGACCGCTTCTTCGAGAAGGTCGGCACCAAGGAGTGCCGCGACCGGCTGAACGCGGTGCAGCGCGAGGCCCTGGTGCGGCGCGAGCCGCTGGAGAAGAAGTACGCCCAGTACGCGGCGGCGGAGGGCTTCACCTTCAGCACCGTCGGCAGCCTGGACCGGGCCTACGAGGCCGTCGTCCTCGACTACGTCTGGGGGTTCTGGCAGTACAACCTGCTGGCGAACTGCGGTGACGACGAGCTCGTCCCGCCGGACGCGAAGACCGCGACCGACGACCAGATCTGGAACTCGATCGACACCATTTCCGGGTTCTCCTTCTACACCGACCAGGGCCTGGCGCCGTACACGCCGTACTACTACCAGGCGGCCACCCAGCTCGGCGCCCCGACGATCCACTTCCCGCACATCGAGAAGAAGTACATCCGCTACGGCTACCAGCCGCCGCGCAACTTCGTCCCGCGGGACATCCCGACGAAGTTCCAGCCGTACGCGATGCGGGACGTGGACAACTGGGTGCGGAACAACGCCCGTCACATGCTCTACGTCTACGGCCAGAACGACCCGTGGGGCGCGGAGCGGTTCCGCGTCGACAAGGGGGCGAAGGACGCGTACGTGTTCACCGCGCCCGGCATGAACCACGGGGCGAACGTCGCCGGTCTGGTCGCCGACCAGAAGGCGTTCGCCACGGCCAGGATCCTCGCCTGGGCGGGCGTCCCGGCCACCGCCGTGACCGAGGCGAAGCCGCTCGCGAAGTTCGACAAGAAGCTGGACGTCCGTGACGTGGAGCGCGAGCCCGCCCTGCGTCCGTAG
- a CDS encoding sugar phosphate isomerase/epimerase family protein translates to MKLAFSTLGVPGLPLTDVLRLATTHGYHGVELRAHPEEPVHPGIGLAERADAVAEFKAAGVEVLGLAGYARVAAPGDDEPVVEEIHRLLDLARDLGAGFVRVFPGAASDQSREEADATAARRLGTAAEYAGDLDVRILLETHDSHRTGADAIRVLGRVGHRQVGSLWDVMHTWLGGEQPSETYAALAPHLGYVQVKDIASADDTTPVALGSGVLPLAECVEVLSRHGWDGWLCWEYEKRWYEAAAPLEELLGAGREHLARLLNDSA, encoded by the coding sequence ATGAAACTGGCGTTCTCCACCCTCGGTGTCCCCGGCCTCCCCCTCACCGACGTGCTACGGCTCGCGACCACGCACGGCTATCACGGAGTAGAACTGCGCGCGCATCCGGAGGAGCCGGTGCACCCCGGTATCGGGCTCGCCGAACGGGCCGACGCGGTCGCCGAGTTCAAGGCGGCGGGCGTGGAGGTCCTCGGTCTCGCCGGGTACGCGCGCGTGGCCGCCCCCGGCGACGACGAACCCGTCGTGGAGGAGATCCACCGTCTCCTGGACCTCGCCCGCGACCTCGGCGCCGGCTTCGTGCGCGTCTTCCCCGGCGCCGCCTCCGACCAGTCCCGCGAGGAGGCCGACGCCACGGCCGCCCGGCGGCTCGGCACGGCCGCGGAGTACGCCGGCGACCTCGACGTACGCATCCTCCTCGAAACGCATGACTCGCACCGCACCGGCGCCGACGCGATCCGCGTCCTCGGCCGGGTCGGCCACCGTCAGGTCGGCTCGCTCTGGGACGTCATGCACACCTGGCTCGGCGGCGAACAGCCCTCCGAGACCTACGCGGCCCTCGCGCCGCACCTCGGATACGTCCAGGTCAAGGACATCGCGTCGGCCGACGACACCACTCCGGTCGCGCTCGGCTCCGGGGTCCTGCCGCTCGCGGAGTGCGTGGAGGTCCTCTCCCGGCACGGCTGGGACGGCTGGCTGTGCTGGGAGTACGAGAAGCGGTGGTACGAGGCGGCCGCGCCGCTGGAGGAGCTGCTCGGGGCGGGCCGCGAGCACCTGGCGCGACTGCTGAACGACTCGGCTTAA
- a CDS encoding GNAT family N-acetyltransferase, whose product MSFQLEGPVLAGELVRLEPLGHEHTADLAVAAEENRGTYEFTWVPRADEVGDYVDAQLARAAAGRLAPYAQVSVATGRAVGATSFWEPRCWRSQDRLDAVEVGFTWLAGSAQGTGINAEAKLLLFRHAFEEWDVARVDLKTDARNERSRAAIQSVGARFEGVLRNWSRSWAPGEDGRLRDSAIFSITAQEWPGCRKRLEERVAGFVARRG is encoded by the coding sequence TTGAGTTTCCAGCTGGAAGGGCCGGTCCTGGCAGGCGAGTTGGTGCGCCTGGAACCGCTGGGCCACGAGCACACGGCGGACCTGGCCGTGGCGGCGGAGGAGAACCGCGGTACGTACGAGTTCACCTGGGTGCCCAGGGCCGACGAAGTCGGTGACTACGTCGACGCGCAGCTTGCGCGGGCGGCGGCGGGGCGGCTCGCGCCGTACGCACAGGTGTCGGTCGCGACGGGACGGGCGGTGGGGGCCACGTCGTTCTGGGAACCGCGGTGCTGGCGGTCGCAGGACCGACTCGACGCCGTGGAGGTCGGTTTCACCTGGCTGGCGGGCTCGGCGCAGGGGACGGGCATCAACGCCGAGGCCAAGCTGCTGCTCTTCCGGCACGCCTTCGAGGAGTGGGACGTCGCCCGGGTCGATCTGAAGACGGACGCCCGCAACGAACGCTCCCGCGCGGCGATCCAGAGCGTCGGCGCCCGTTTCGAGGGCGTCCTGCGGAACTGGTCGCGCTCCTGGGCGCCCGGTGAGGACGGACGGCTGCGGGACTCGGCGATCTTCTCCATCACGGCGCAGGAGTGGCCGGGGTGCCGGAAGCGGTTGGAGGAGCGGGTGGCGGGGTTCGTGGCGCGGCGGGGATGA
- the aroA gene encoding 3-phosphoshikimate 1-carboxyvinyltransferase, with protein MPADTPAPQTLSLPGSKSITARALFLAAAADGVTTLVRPLRSDDTEGFAEGLVRLGYRVGRTPDAWQVDGRPQGPAAAEADVYCRDGATTARFLPTLAAAGHGTYRFDASPQMRRRPLLPLSRALRDLGVDLRHEEAEGHHPLTVRAAGVEGGEVTLDAGQSSQYLTALLLLGPLTRRGLRIRVTDLVSAPYVEITLAMMRAFGVEVAREGDVFVVPPGGYRATTYAIEPDASTASYFFAAAAVTPGAAVTVPGLGTGALQGDLGFVDVLRRMGAEVSVGTTATTVRGTGELRGLTVNMRDISDTMPTLAAIAPFASAPVRIEDVANTRVKECDRLEACAENLRRLGVRVATGPDWIEIQPGAAPSAGTRITTYGDHRIVMSFAVTGLRVPGISFDDPGCVRKTFPGFHEAFAELRRTIGG; from the coding sequence ATGCCCGCCGACACGCCCGCCCCGCAGACCCTCTCCCTCCCCGGCTCGAAGTCCATCACCGCCCGGGCCCTCTTCCTGGCCGCAGCGGCCGACGGAGTCACCACCCTCGTACGCCCCCTCCGCTCGGACGACACCGAGGGCTTCGCCGAGGGCCTGGTACGACTGGGCTACCGGGTGGGCCGTACGCCGGACGCGTGGCAGGTGGACGGCCGGCCGCAGGGACCGGCCGCCGCCGAGGCGGACGTGTACTGCCGTGACGGCGCGACAACCGCCCGCTTCCTGCCCACCCTGGCCGCGGCCGGCCACGGCACGTACCGCTTCGACGCCTCGCCCCAGATGCGCAGGCGCCCCCTGTTGCCGCTGTCGCGTGCGCTGCGCGACCTGGGCGTGGACCTGCGGCACGAGGAAGCGGAGGGACATCACCCGCTGACAGTGCGAGCGGCGGGCGTGGAGGGCGGCGAGGTGACGCTGGACGCGGGCCAGTCCTCCCAGTACCTCACCGCACTCCTGCTACTGGGCCCCCTGACCCGCCGGGGCCTGCGCATCCGCGTCACGGACCTGGTGTCGGCGCCGTACGTCGAGATCACCCTCGCGATGATGCGGGCGTTCGGGGTGGAGGTGGCGAGGGAGGGCGACGTCTTCGTCGTCCCGCCGGGCGGCTACCGCGCCACGACCTACGCGATCGAACCCGACGCGTCCACGGCGAGCTACTTCTTCGCGGCGGCGGCGGTGACCCCGGGCGCCGCAGTGACCGTCCCGGGCCTGGGCACGGGCGCGCTCCAGGGCGACCTCGGCTTCGTGGACGTACTACGGCGGATGGGAGCGGAGGTGTCCGTCGGCACCACGGCCACCACCGTCCGGGGCACCGGCGAACTGCGCGGCCTCACGGTCAACATGCGGGACATCTCGGACACGATGCCGACGCTCGCGGCGATCGCCCCCTTCGCCTCCGCCCCCGTCCGCATCGAGGACGTGGCGAATACGCGGGTGAAGGAGTGCGACCGCCTGGAGGCCTGCGCGGAGAATCTGCGCCGGCTGGGCGTGCGGGTGGCGACCGGCCCGGACTGGATCGAGATCCAACCGGGGGCCGCTCCTTCGGCTGGCACCCGCATCACGACATACGGCGACCACCGCATCGTCATGTCCTTCGCGGTCACCGGCCTTCGGGTACCGGGAATCTCGTTCGACGACCCCGGATGTGTACGCAAGACTTTCCCCGGTTTCCATGAGGCGTTCGCGGAGCTGCGAAGGACCATCGGGGGTTGA